The sequence GTGCATGCAGGTGCGCCCCCTCGATTCACCGCCGCTCCCGGTGCGCCCGGGAGCCGGGCTCCCAGCGCGTGCAGGACGGCTCCCTGGACGTAGCCGTAGCGCCGTGTCATGGGACGGCTGGCTTGGAAGTCAACGGAATCGCCCACGTCATGCTCACCGTCGGCAACTTCGACGCCTGCCTGCCCTTTTACGAGGAACTGCTCGGCTTCCTCGGCCTCCGGCCCGTCCTCAAGGCCGACGGCTTCCTCTACTGCGTGGGCGGGCGGACGGCGGTCGGCATCGTCCAGGCCGAGGACCGCTGGCGCGACGAGCGCTTCGTGCAGCTCCACCCCGGGCTCCACCACGTGTGCTTCCGCGCCCGCGAGCGGGCCGACGTGGACGCCGTGCACGAGTTCCTGGTCGGGATCGGTGCGAAGATCGTTCACCCGCCGGAAGACGGCCCGTGGGCGCCCGGCTACTACTCGGTCCTGTTCGAGGACCCGGGTGGGACCCGTCTCGAGGTGAACCACGTGCCGGGGAAGGGGCTGCTCGCCTAGGACGGCCTCCTAGACCAGGCCCCACACCTTCGCGAAGGGGTCCCAGTCCGCGTCGGTGTGCCACTCGTACTCCATGGCGCGCGCGACGTTTTCGCTCACCTCGCGGCCGCAGGTGCGCGCGATCACGTGGAGCGCCATGTCGATGCCGGCCGAGACGCCGGAGGAGGTGACGAACTTCCCGTCGTCCACCCAGCGCGCGGCCTTGACCCAGGCGACGTGTGGGCCGTGGTCGGCGACCCACTGGAAGAAGGCCTTGTTGGTGGTCGCGCGCCGGCCGTCGAGGAGGCCCGCGCGCGCGAGGAGCGCGGCGCCGGTGCAGACGGATGCCACGATCTCCGCCTCGGCGGCGCGGCGCGCGAGCCAGTCGAGCAGCGCGCGGTTCTCGACCTCCTCGCGCGTGCCGATCCCGCCCGGGACGAGGAGCAGGTCTAGGCGGGGGCAGTCGGCGAGGCCGTGATCCGCGACCGCGCGCACTTGCTGCGCGCTCGCGACCGGCCCGCTCTGCTCGGCGACCAGCACCACGCGGAAGAGCCCGGGCAGGCCGCCGAACGCCTCGAGCGGCCCGAACACGTCGAGCAGCTCGAAGCCGGGGAAGAGCACCACGCCGAGCGTCCGTTCCGCCATGTCTGCCTCCCAGGTCAGAGCGTCCGTTGCCGGGACCGCATCCTGCGCGCGCTCGCGCCCTGTTCCAAGACGATCGGTTCGACGATCGTCACGGGATGGCGCCCGCCTCCTTCGCCGCCGCGATCTCGTCCCACGAGAGACCGAGCGCGAGCAGCACCTCCTCGGTGTGCTGTCCCAGCTCGGGTGCCGGGCGGAGCGCCGGGGCGGTCTCGTCGAACTGGACCGGGCTCGCCACCAGCGCGAAGGGCGTGCCGTCGCCGCGGTCCACCTGGGGCAGGTACCCGTTGGCGACCGCCTGCGGGTCCTCGGC comes from Deltaproteobacteria bacterium and encodes:
- a CDS encoding DJ-1/PfpI family protein, with product MAERTLGVVLFPGFELLDVFGPLEAFGGLPGLFRVVLVAEQSGPVASAQQVRAVADHGLADCPRLDLLLVPGGIGTREEVENRALLDWLARRAAEAEIVASVCTGAALLARAGLLDGRRATTNKAFFQWVADHGPHVAWVKAARWVDDGKFVTSSGVSAGIDMALHVIARTCGREVSENVARAMEYEWHTDADWDPFAKVWGLV
- a CDS encoding VOC family protein; translated protein: MLTVGNFDACLPFYEELLGFLGLRPVLKADGFLYCVGGRTAVGIVQAEDRWRDERFVQLHPGLHHVCFRARERADVDAVHEFLVGIGAKIVHPPEDGPWAPGYYSVLFEDPGGTRLEVNHVPGKGLLA